Proteins from a single region of Halalkalibaculum roseum:
- a CDS encoding lytic murein transglycosylase — MIFNKENGFLSIFLILLLLSLNLNESKAGPFSKTLPDGTLSLQDSLTYAKYESNLNSLSDYLNKDGLQISELFKDPRFEIYEEIGDRFRKSAERKSRGIDEYKRILGFDVKSKKIAEFIDANHDQLKKAEETYGIPKYVISAIIGIESDYGRNIGSYNPFNAYVSMYVVDYREDFARAQLKELLEFVQRNDIDVFELKSSYAGAMSYGQFIPYSINKWFVGDDIFDMNNNIMSVANYLAYFKERTGSLEKAVLRYNPSSLYTRAVLDLAKEAEKGFTAGQ, encoded by the coding sequence ATGATATTCAATAAAGAAAACGGCTTTTTGTCTATATTTCTAATACTATTACTCTTATCTCTTAACCTGAATGAAAGTAAGGCCGGACCCTTTTCAAAGACTCTTCCAGACGGCACTTTAAGCCTGCAGGATTCCCTCACTTACGCAAAATATGAGAGCAATCTAAATTCCCTATCCGACTATTTGAATAAAGACGGACTTCAGATTAGCGAACTGTTCAAAGATCCCCGTTTTGAAATATATGAAGAGATAGGAGATCGTTTTCGAAAATCAGCCGAACGCAAATCGCGCGGTATAGATGAGTACAAACGTATTTTGGGTTTTGACGTGAAGAGCAAGAAGATCGCAGAATTCATTGACGCAAATCATGATCAGCTCAAAAAAGCGGAAGAAACTTATGGTATACCTAAATATGTCATTTCCGCTATTATAGGTATAGAATCCGACTACGGAAGAAACATCGGCAGTTATAATCCTTTCAATGCATACGTTTCCATGTATGTGGTGGATTACAGGGAAGACTTTGCCAGGGCCCAGCTCAAAGAACTATTAGAGTTTGTACAGCGAAACGATATCGATGTATTTGAGCTCAAATCAAGCTATGCGGGTGCCATGTCATACGGACAGTTTATTCCATATTCCATTAATAAATGGTTCGTTGGAGATGACATTTTTGATATGAATAACAATATCATGTCTGTAGCAAACTACCTGGCCTACTTCAAGGAACGAACCGGAAGTCTCGAAAAAGCCGTTTTACGCTACAATCCCAGTAGCCTGTATACGCGCGCCGTTCTCGATCTCGCCAAAGAGGCAGAAAAAGGCTTCACTGCCGGCCAATAG